A genome region from Maridesulfovibrio salexigens DSM 2638 includes the following:
- a CDS encoding DVU0298 family protein, with product MATGRKIKAEVMAALVNDNWESKFDELMEKYSMQNLVSPLFASLCATTVIVRWHGITCFGKVISRMVEEDTPKARIVMRRIMWMLNEESGGCAWGVPEAMGEIAAVNDQMAAEYGKILLSYSHEDEEGPENYLEFPTLLRGAVWGVARMAQTRQKIAAQATDDLIRFLSYPDPVIQGTACWALGALKSTESVKKLEALVDNDTVIDIYKDSSLQSVTVGRLAQEALDKISGI from the coding sequence ATGGCTACCGGACGTAAGATAAAAGCAGAAGTTATGGCCGCACTGGTTAACGATAACTGGGAAAGCAAGTTCGATGAATTAATGGAGAAATACTCCATGCAGAATCTTGTATCACCGCTTTTCGCTTCCCTGTGTGCGACCACGGTTATAGTCCGCTGGCATGGGATTACCTGCTTCGGCAAGGTTATATCCCGCATGGTGGAGGAAGACACTCCCAAAGCACGCATTGTCATGCGCAGAATTATGTGGATGCTCAATGAAGAATCCGGAGGATGTGCCTGGGGAGTCCCTGAAGCCATGGGGGAAATCGCTGCCGTAAACGACCAGATGGCCGCTGAATACGGTAAAATCCTCTTAAGCTACAGCCACGAAGACGAAGAAGGCCCGGAGAACTACCTTGAATTTCCTACCCTGCTCCGCGGGGCGGTATGGGGAGTTGCCCGCATGGCACAGACTCGTCAAAAAATCGCGGCTCAAGCTACTGACGACCTTATCCGTTTTCTTTCCTACCCCGACCCGGTTATTCAGGGGACTGCATGCTGGGCCCTGGGAGCTCTGAAATCAACGGAATCCGTTAAAAAGCTTGAAGCTTTGGTGGATAATGATACTGTTATAGATATTTATAAGGACTCTTCATTGCAGTCTGTAACAGTGGGTAGGCTGGCTCAGGAAGCTCTGGATAAAATTTCCGGAATTTAA
- a CDS encoding cytochrome ubiquinol oxidase subunit I, whose protein sequence is MDVLMLSRLQFAMATMFHFIFVPLTLGLSIMVAIMETMYVRTKKDIYLRMTKFWGKLFVINFVLGIVTGITLEFQFGTNWSRYSEYVGDIFGSLLAIEATVAFFMESTFLAAWIFGWKKLSPKMHAACIWIVAIASNISAVWIILANGWMQNPVGYVMRNGRAELESFTEVITNPFAWGQFFHNGFAAFMVASFFVMGISAYHLLRKNEVEFFSKSFKMGLIVAFIFSILVAAQGHHHAQTVAKMQPEKLAAMEALWDTAEDGAPMYLLAMPDEKNEKNAIEFLGIPGALSFLAFNDFNAPVKGLKEWPKEDRPPVTITFLAFRIMVGLGTLFPLLCIWGWKNRKKLTENKLYLRIMLFAIPLPYIATWAGWAVAEVGRQPWIVYGIMKTSDAVSPIATSQVAFSFIALTTLYTLLGACEIYLLAKFARKGPEPTKA, encoded by the coding sequence ATGGATGTTCTTATGCTGTCAAGGCTGCAATTTGCCATGGCAACAATGTTCCACTTCATTTTCGTACCGCTCACACTGGGGCTTTCCATCATGGTTGCCATTATGGAAACCATGTACGTGCGTACCAAAAAAGATATTTACCTGCGCATGACTAAATTCTGGGGAAAGCTGTTCGTCATTAACTTTGTTCTCGGAATCGTTACCGGAATCACTCTTGAATTCCAGTTCGGTACCAACTGGTCCCGCTATTCCGAATACGTTGGTGACATCTTCGGCTCTCTGCTGGCTATTGAAGCCACAGTAGCCTTTTTCATGGAATCAACTTTTCTTGCTGCATGGATTTTCGGTTGGAAAAAACTTTCCCCCAAAATGCACGCTGCCTGTATCTGGATTGTAGCTATCGCATCCAATATTTCTGCAGTCTGGATCATCCTTGCTAACGGCTGGATGCAAAACCCGGTTGGCTACGTAATGCGTAACGGCCGTGCGGAACTGGAAAGCTTCACAGAAGTAATCACCAACCCCTTTGCATGGGGACAGTTCTTCCACAACGGTTTTGCAGCATTTATGGTTGCCAGCTTCTTCGTCATGGGTATCAGTGCTTATCACCTGCTTCGCAAGAATGAAGTTGAATTCTTCAGCAAGTCTTTCAAAATGGGCTTGATTGTTGCTTTCATCTTTTCCATTCTCGTTGCAGCGCAAGGACACCACCATGCCCAGACTGTTGCCAAGATGCAGCCTGAAAAACTGGCCGCAATGGAAGCTCTTTGGGATACAGCAGAAGACGGTGCACCTATGTATCTGCTGGCAATGCCCGACGAAAAAAATGAAAAGAACGCCATTGAATTTCTCGGCATTCCCGGCGCACTCAGTTTCCTTGCTTTCAACGACTTTAACGCTCCAGTCAAAGGTCTGAAGGAATGGCCTAAAGAAGACCGTCCTCCGGTAACAATCACATTCCTTGCCTTCCGCATCATGGTCGGACTGGGAACCCTCTTTCCGCTGCTGTGTATCTGGGGCTGGAAAAACAGAAAAAAACTTACTGAAAACAAACTCTATCTGCGCATCATGCTTTTCGCTATCCCCCTGCCTTACATCGCAACTTGGGCTGGCTGGGCTGTTGCAGAAGTCGGGCGTCAGCCTTGGATTGTATACGGTATTATGAAAACCAGCGACGCGGTTTCACCCATTGCCACAAGTCAGGTTGCGTTCTCATTTATCGCTCTGACCACTCTCTACACCCTGCTGGGAGCGTGTGAAATATACCTGCTGGCAAAATTCGCCCGCAAAGGCCCTGAACCTACGAAGGCTTAA
- the cydB gene encoding cytochrome d ubiquinol oxidase subunit II encodes MLESIWFLLWGLLWAIYFMLDGYDLGLGSVMPFLAKDEKDRKKIYKSIGPFWDGNEVWLITAGGVTFAAFPKAYAVMFSGLYTALMLLLIALIIRGVAYEFRGLVDSDWARKLWDKAMVLGSFLPGLLLGVAFANIFMGIPIDENGVFQGNLFTLLNPYGLGGGILFVLLFAQHGCLWLAARTDGELNERAGNLAATIWPVLAAVYIAFLALTGVYTKLLSNFIAYPALLLILLVPILAIVKVRTLIAARKWWKAWISSAVLIVSTTMFGVIGLFPALLPSSINPAYSITIHNAASSQLTLKIMLTVALIMVPIVIGYQFWMHKVFATKITDEDLGY; translated from the coding sequence ATGTTGGAATCCATATGGTTCTTGTTATGGGGCTTACTCTGGGCCATCTATTTCATGCTCGATGGGTATGATCTGGGTCTGGGGTCCGTGATGCCCTTTCTGGCCAAGGACGAAAAAGACAGAAAAAAAATCTATAAATCCATCGGCCCCTTCTGGGACGGTAACGAAGTATGGCTCATCACCGCCGGTGGTGTAACATTTGCCGCATTTCCCAAGGCATACGCAGTAATGTTCAGTGGTCTTTACACCGCGCTCATGCTGCTGCTCATCGCCCTGATCATTCGCGGTGTTGCTTATGAATTCAGAGGATTGGTTGATAGCGACTGGGCCCGTAAGCTCTGGGATAAAGCAATGGTTTTAGGCAGCTTCCTGCCTGGCCTGCTGCTCGGCGTTGCCTTTGCCAACATCTTCATGGGTATCCCCATTGACGAGAACGGCGTATTTCAGGGCAACCTGTTTACCCTGCTCAACCCCTACGGTCTCGGTGGCGGGATTCTTTTTGTTCTTCTTTTTGCCCAGCACGGCTGCCTCTGGCTTGCAGCGCGCACAGACGGCGAACTTAACGAACGCGCCGGTAACCTCGCTGCCACTATCTGGCCGGTTCTGGCGGCGGTTTATATTGCCTTTCTGGCCCTTACCGGGGTATACACCAAGCTGCTCAGTAACTTCATTGCTTACCCGGCCCTGTTACTGATCCTTTTGGTTCCGATCTTAGCAATCGTCAAGGTTCGCACTCTCATTGCAGCACGCAAATGGTGGAAAGCATGGATCAGCTCTGCTGTGCTCATCGTTTCCACCACCATGTTCGGCGTGATCGGACTGTTCCCGGCCCTGCTGCCCTCTAGCATCAACCCGGCATACTCCATCACCATCCACAATGCTGCATCGAGCCAGCTGACCCTGAAGATCATGTTGACGGTTGCACTGATCATGGTCCCCATCGTCATCGGTTACCAGTTCTGGATGCATAAAGTATTTGCAACCAAGATCACCGATGAAGATCTGGGCTACTAA
- a CDS encoding FG-GAP repeat protein — protein MKKLILSLIVLGVILSPVFSSASPSVEYLKKFTGPVMSRAYFGSNCDLTDDTIVISAMSETVDLKAGAGAVYIFSKDRGGPGKWGLVKRRTAADVGTVSEYGSFGMGLAISNDIVVVSHPFADIDGTNNAGEVYILGRNVGGDDNWGIQQVLRTDPLVDGLSFGYDVDICGQTIVVSANGCAYIYEPDSANPGDWKPVKQLIAQNESGVPEGSAGFGVSVDLSDETLAVGSSNGPGYVYLFERNTGGDENWGIVKKLVAQSDDGAPDIQLDALFGGAVALCSDLLLVGAPNMNAGAQYVGAAYIYSKDKGGANQWGIVKKLIPVRESGKPYYNKNTYFGRFVSFSGDLALVSAEGGVLLFSKSQSDIGTWGIVKTIGSMDTEAKSGLAGQAAVYGDYCIIGAMSKDEGVKKSVGAAYYFKIPNIVSPEGCADKTVSPTATQPAGTTAIVTSVTKRVKTTAEVKEEHQTPGMDSMLGANVYEFNATVTAGKVAYFCFNSSSLGERKAEEVALFKLFPNKESKSFTYSSGKNPSEEGYFWITDEGNSGQYIDPKTILVGARTYTVNYSVKDNGEYDLDDTAGVIHDPVVPGTSGGSGDGTGCVLNPQAGFSVELCALFVVGLLGIIARGIVRYRVLKKCLPSLIVLGVIVYPTVCLASLPVELIKKMYVSDAGPGLEQADTKYGYSVAINEDTAAITVPKLNAVYLYSKDVGGDGTWGYLKRININGVYKAALSQNYMAVTSTVIGRTFVFNRNTGGTNNWGEVAQLGSSTYSSVAVCENIIVVGSAMEGVEGLARIYIPDPDNPGQWKFHKALIPQDENGVFDTVGGGLQFGSSVAVSEDVIAVGGIAATVDTTDVAGKVYVYYRNADGANNWGIVKNIHAQKDDGTSDTSSQAYFGFALSMSGDLLLVGARDTDIESVDSVGTAYIYSKDKNGADQWGVVKKLRAVRDDGTPSNYQYSQFGKDVSISGDLALVASNYGAYLFSKSQSDIGNWGIVEIIGDSQTEPYAELASSVSIHGDYSIVGSSSKDKRTLTDPDAPVFFPNPHPIVDNVGAAYLLKTPNIVSPEGCADKTVSPTATQPAGTSAIVTSVSKKVKTTAQLKEEHQTPGMDSMLGANVYEFNATVTAGKVAYFCFNSSSLGERAAEDVALFKLFPDKESKSFTYSSGKNPSEEGYFWITDEGNSGQYIDPKTILVGARTYTVNYSVKDNGEYDLDDTAGVIHDPVVPGTSGGSGDGTGCVLNPQAGFSMELCALFVVGLLGICARRVSR, from the coding sequence GTGAAAAAGCTGATCCTTTCCCTGATCGTTTTGGGGGTGATTTTAAGCCCTGTCTTTTCTAGTGCTTCCCCTTCAGTGGAATATCTAAAAAAATTCACCGGCCCAGTCATGTCTCGGGCATATTTTGGGTCAAATTGCGATCTTACAGATGATACTATCGTAATTAGTGCCATGTCCGAAACTGTTGATTTAAAAGCAGGGGCCGGAGCAGTGTATATCTTCTCAAAAGATAGAGGTGGGCCGGGGAAGTGGGGGCTGGTGAAACGGAGAACTGCGGCTGATGTTGGGACTGTTAGTGAATACGGGAGCTTCGGAATGGGGCTTGCCATCAGTAATGATATTGTTGTGGTCTCCCATCCATTCGCTGATATTGACGGGACAAATAATGCCGGGGAAGTATATATATTGGGCAGAAACGTAGGAGGAGATGATAATTGGGGAATTCAGCAGGTGCTTCGTACTGATCCTCTCGTGGATGGTTTGTCCTTTGGATATGATGTCGATATTTGTGGTCAGACGATTGTCGTGAGTGCTAACGGGTGTGCATATATTTATGAGCCGGATTCGGCTAATCCGGGAGACTGGAAGCCCGTTAAACAATTGATTGCGCAGAATGAAAGCGGTGTTCCTGAAGGGAGTGCCGGATTTGGAGTGTCTGTGGATCTTTCAGACGAGACTCTGGCGGTTGGAAGTAGTAATGGACCCGGTTACGTTTATCTTTTTGAAAGGAATACCGGAGGTGACGAGAATTGGGGGATTGTTAAAAAGTTAGTTGCGCAAAGTGACGATGGTGCTCCTGATATTCAGCTCGATGCATTATTTGGAGGGGCAGTTGCTCTTTGCAGTGATTTACTTCTTGTAGGTGCACCAAATATGAATGCCGGAGCACAATATGTTGGTGCGGCTTATATTTATTCAAAGGATAAGGGTGGAGCCAATCAATGGGGTATAGTCAAGAAGCTTATCCCGGTACGCGAGAGCGGAAAGCCGTACTATAATAAGAATACTTATTTCGGAAGATTTGTTTCTTTCTCTGGTGATCTAGCCCTTGTATCCGCAGAAGGCGGGGTACTACTTTTTTCCAAAAGTCAGTCTGATATCGGCACTTGGGGAATAGTCAAAACAATTGGCAGCATGGATACGGAAGCGAAATCCGGGCTAGCCGGTCAAGCGGCTGTTTATGGTGACTACTGTATTATCGGTGCGATGTCGAAGGATGAAGGAGTTAAAAAGAGCGTCGGAGCTGCATACTATTTTAAAATTCCCAACATAGTCAGTCCCGAGGGCTGCGCTGACAAAACCGTAAGCCCCACAGCAACACAGCCCGCAGGCACCACAGCGATCGTGACTTCGGTCACCAAAAGAGTGAAAACTACGGCGGAAGTTAAGGAAGAGCACCAGACTCCGGGTATGGACTCTATGCTCGGTGCAAATGTCTATGAATTCAACGCCACAGTTACTGCCGGGAAAGTAGCCTATTTCTGTTTCAACAGCTCCAGCCTTGGTGAGCGCAAAGCTGAGGAAGTAGCACTTTTCAAGCTATTTCCCAATAAAGAATCCAAGAGCTTCACCTACAGTTCCGGTAAAAATCCCTCTGAAGAAGGCTATTTCTGGATTACTGATGAAGGAAATAGCGGACAGTACATTGATCCGAAGACAATTCTCGTGGGCGCACGGACCTACACGGTTAACTATTCCGTAAAAGATAACGGTGAATACGATCTGGATGATACTGCCGGTGTGATTCATGACCCCGTTGTACCGGGCACTTCTGGTGGTTCCGGGGACGGCACAGGGTGTGTGCTGAATCCGCAAGCAGGCTTTTCTGTGGAGCTTTGCGCATTGTTTGTGGTTGGCTTGCTGGGGATTATCGCACGTGGAATAGTCAGATACCGGGTGCTGAAGAAATGTCTCCCTTCCTTGATTGTTTTGGGGGTGATTGTATACCCAACGGTTTGCCTTGCCTCTCTTCCGGTGGAGCTGATTAAAAAGATGTATGTCAGTGATGCCGGTCCTGGGCTTGAGCAGGCTGACACTAAGTACGGATATAGCGTTGCAATAAATGAGGATACAGCAGCAATCACCGTTCCAAAATTAAATGCTGTCTATCTCTATTCAAAAGATGTGGGAGGTGATGGAACGTGGGGTTATTTAAAGAGAATAAATATTAATGGAGTATACAAAGCGGCCCTGTCTCAAAATTATATGGCTGTGACCAGTACTGTTATTGGACGTACCTTTGTATTTAACAGGAATACAGGAGGGACTAATAATTGGGGTGAGGTAGCTCAACTCGGTAGTTCTACTTACTCTAGTGTGGCTGTGTGCGAGAATATAATTGTTGTGGGTAGCGCGATGGAAGGTGTTGAAGGCCTTGCCCGCATCTATATACCTGATCCGGATAACCCTGGGCAGTGGAAATTTCATAAGGCACTCATCCCTCAGGATGAGAATGGCGTGTTCGATACAGTCGGTGGTGGATTACAGTTTGGCAGTTCTGTGGCGGTTTCTGAGGATGTTATTGCCGTTGGCGGAATCGCAGCTACTGTAGATACTACAGACGTGGCCGGAAAGGTATATGTTTATTATAGAAATGCCGATGGTGCTAATAATTGGGGGATAGTTAAAAATATCCATGCACAAAAGGATGATGGTACTTCCGATACTTCATCTCAGGCTTATTTCGGTTTTGCCCTTTCTATGTCCGGCGATTTGCTTTTAGTTGGAGCTCGCGACACTGACATTGAAAGTGTCGACAGCGTAGGTACTGCCTATATCTATTCCAAAGACAAAAATGGTGCAGACCAATGGGGGGTAGTGAAAAAACTGAGAGCTGTGCGAGATGATGGAACCCCATCTAATTATCAATACAGTCAATTCGGGAAGGATGTTTCAATTTCAGGCGATCTTGCCCTTGTTGCCTCTAATTATGGCGCGTACCTGTTCTCCAAAAGTCAGTCAGACATCGGTAATTGGGGCATAGTCGAAATTATAGGTGATTCCCAAACAGAGCCGTATGCAGAGCTGGCCAGCAGTGTGTCTATTCATGGTGACTATAGCATTGTCGGCTCCAGTTCCAAAGATAAGAGGACTCTAACAGATCCGGACGCCCCGGTCTTTTTTCCTAACCCTCATCCAATCGTTGATAATGTTGGAGCAGCTTATTTACTCAAAACTCCCAACATAGTCAGTCCCGAGGGCTGCGCAGACAAAACCGTAAGCCCCACAGCAACACAGCCCGCAGGCACCAGCGCGATAGTGACTTCAGTCTCCAAAAAGGTGAAGACCACAGCGCAGCTAAAAGAAGAGCATCAGACTCCGGGCATGGACTCTATGCTCGGTGCAAATGTTTATGAATTCAACGCCACAGTTACGGCCGGGAAAGTGGCTTATTTTTGTTTTAATAGCTCTAGCTTGGGCGAGCGTGCAGCAGAGGATGTGGCACTGTTCAAGCTCTTCCCGGACAAAGAGTCCAAGAGTTTCACCTACAGTTCCGGTAAGAATCCCTCTGAAGAAGGCTATTTCTGGATTACCGATGAAGGAAATAGCGGACAGTACATTGATCCGAAGACAATTCTCGTGGGAGCACGGACCTACACGGTCAACTATTCCGTAAAAGATAACGGTGAATATGATCTGGACGATACTGCCGGTGTGATTCATGACCCCGTTGTTCCGGGAACTTCCGGTGGTTCCGGGGACGGCACAGGGTGTGTGCTGAATCCGCAGGCAGGGTTTTCTATGGAGCTTTGCGCATTGTTTGTGGTTGGCTTGCTGGGGATTTGTGCGCGCAGGGTAAGTCGCTAG
- a CDS encoding ferritin encodes MSNKVLEKALNEQLNAEMYSAYLYLSMSAYFSDIGLDGFANWMRVQAKEEQFHAMKFYDYINERGGRVLLTAIEAPKTEWESPLACIEAVLEHEKHVTSLVNDLVNLAIDERDHATNIFLQWFVTEQVEEEDNVNAVLNKLRLLNGEGNGMFILDKELSTRVFNAPAE; translated from the coding sequence ATGTCTAACAAGGTTCTTGAAAAAGCTCTTAACGAACAGCTCAATGCTGAAATGTACTCTGCATACCTCTACCTCTCCATGTCCGCTTACTTCAGCGACATCGGACTGGACGGCTTTGCCAACTGGATGCGTGTACAGGCTAAAGAAGAGCAGTTCCACGCCATGAAGTTCTATGATTACATCAACGAACGCGGCGGCCGAGTACTCCTCACTGCAATCGAAGCACCAAAGACCGAGTGGGAATCCCCGCTGGCCTGCATTGAGGCAGTTCTTGAGCACGAGAAGCATGTTACTTCCCTTGTCAACGATCTCGTGAACCTCGCAATTGATGAAAGAGACCACGCTACCAACATCTTCCTGCAGTGGTTCGTAACCGAGCAGGTTGAAGAAGAAGACAACGTAAACGCAGTACTGAACAAGCTCCGCCTCCTCAATGGAGAAGGCAACGGCATGTTCATCCTCGATAAGGAACTTTCCACCCGCGTATTCAACGCACCCGCCGAATAG
- a CDS encoding ribbon-helix-helix domain-containing protein: MCEIYASTPPAEYEQITRSIRINGAVTSIRIERRFWNILDELAEEEQTSTGKFISTLHNEAYSLNGEISNFASLLRVVCTTYLVNKST, translated from the coding sequence ATGTGTGAAATATATGCTTCCACCCCGCCAGCGGAATATGAACAAATTACCCGCTCCATCAGGATAAACGGTGCTGTGACCAGCATCCGCATTGAACGAAGATTCTGGAATATCCTTGATGAGCTGGCAGAAGAAGAACAAACCAGTACAGGCAAATTTATCTCGACCCTCCACAACGAGGCATATAGCCTTAACGGTGAGATATCCAACTTCGCCTCTTTGCTGCGTGTTGTATGCACCACCTATCTGGTGAATAAATCGACCTGA
- a CDS encoding DJ-1/PfpI family protein, protein MAKKILMIVGDFVEDYEVMVPFQALQAMGFEVDAVCPDKKAGEQVATAVHDFESQQTYLERPGHNFTLNADFDSVNTGDYAALVVPGGRAPEYLRLNEKVLDMVRDFSDRPVAAVCHGPQLLVAAGMLEGKKVSAYPACAPEVKLAGGEYVEIDLDDAICDGNLVTAPAWPAHPKWLRLLVDRIG, encoded by the coding sequence ATGGCTAAAAAAATTCTGATGATCGTCGGTGACTTTGTTGAAGACTATGAAGTAATGGTTCCCTTTCAGGCTTTGCAGGCTATGGGCTTTGAAGTGGACGCAGTATGCCCGGATAAAAAGGCAGGAGAACAGGTTGCCACTGCGGTTCATGATTTTGAATCCCAGCAGACCTACCTCGAACGTCCCGGCCACAACTTTACCCTGAATGCAGACTTTGACAGTGTTAATACCGGAGATTATGCTGCACTTGTAGTTCCCGGCGGCAGGGCTCCTGAGTATCTGCGTCTGAATGAAAAAGTACTCGATATGGTGCGCGATTTTTCCGACCGCCCCGTAGCAGCAGTCTGCCACGGCCCCCAGCTTCTTGTAGCTGCAGGTATGCTTGAAGGCAAAAAAGTATCCGCCTATCCAGCCTGCGCCCCTGAAGTAAAACTTGCAGGTGGGGAATACGTTGAAATCGACCTTGATGATGCCATTTGTGATGGCAATCTCGTAACCGCTCCCGCATGGCCAGCCCATCCTAAATGGCTGCGCCTGCTGGTTGACCGCATCGGTTAA
- a CDS encoding 7TM diverse intracellular signaling domain-containing protein, with product MPKHKSIYTKLILLALLLVISSCVQTTDGNHLKATQGYLDLSHWNFNELGPATLDGEWEFYTDTSYSKLTTQKLAQRDFFPLPAIWKGSTQQGFPVQKQGTAVYRLKVKLPPSPVAYQLYISGMLSVCNVIVNGKDVASSGTFGSDRKSETPVKHLISPTLTPNEGYADIVIEISNFHNKEGGINSSILLGSHEQIEELINYRHISGAIIGGALLVMAVFHIVIFIMRRSSRENLYFGAFCLVWCVATVFNPPSAFLASKFFSIDWSWYIKICLIPTGLAIPLLLIFYNSVFPQRYGVQVSWIFSIIGGVYCIYTIATPPGAYSSIAFAYFLITRIAYVYLFASFINDLRKKRKGAVYLAPGYLVLACAEFDEILFDLNIFGSADFTPYGTFIFILSYSLLMSSRFAETLSSYERVSGELESRKKKEHDHKIIHLRLSKMLDSVDEAILAVNNDLVIDFCNSGFEKLSGFNCKEIQGLNLNEIIESKVHQTAFIELINKQTATDNKTTLEEISLPVAAGKTINVLISIRTIDIESEPIYVMNIRPVQAQPDKRELAVIIMNSSLEYWEKATGRSKADLASESGIWNIYIEKDGYARTQTLDRYLNIETLPERPRWKNIYATAEFVLNNSAQNPEATSELETNLNQLKKMS from the coding sequence ATGCCCAAACACAAGTCCATATATACAAAGCTCATACTTCTCGCTCTGCTGCTGGTTATAAGCTCGTGCGTCCAAACAACAGATGGGAACCACCTCAAAGCAACACAAGGGTATCTGGACCTCAGCCATTGGAATTTTAATGAGCTAGGGCCTGCAACTCTCGACGGAGAGTGGGAATTCTATACAGACACAAGCTACTCCAAACTAACAACACAGAAGCTTGCGCAAAGAGACTTTTTCCCACTCCCTGCAATCTGGAAAGGCTCAACACAGCAGGGCTTTCCTGTCCAGAAACAGGGCACAGCTGTTTACCGTCTAAAAGTAAAGCTCCCTCCCAGCCCCGTTGCATATCAACTCTATATCTCTGGAATGCTCTCTGTATGCAATGTGATCGTAAACGGAAAAGACGTAGCTTCCTCTGGAACGTTTGGCTCGGACAGAAAGTCTGAAACCCCGGTAAAACACCTCATATCCCCGACACTAACGCCCAATGAAGGATATGCCGATATAGTCATTGAAATTTCAAACTTCCACAATAAGGAAGGAGGAATCAATTCCAGCATACTTCTCGGTAGCCATGAGCAAATTGAAGAACTGATTAATTACCGGCATATTTCCGGAGCCATTATCGGTGGCGCACTGTTGGTCATGGCTGTTTTTCATATCGTGATTTTCATCATGCGCAGATCCAGCCGGGAAAACCTGTACTTTGGTGCCTTTTGCCTTGTCTGGTGCGTTGCCACAGTTTTTAATCCGCCCTCAGCTTTTCTGGCCAGTAAATTTTTTTCCATAGACTGGAGTTGGTACATAAAGATATGTCTAATCCCAACCGGACTGGCGATTCCTCTGCTCCTGATATTTTACAACTCAGTTTTTCCCCAAAGGTATGGGGTACAGGTCAGCTGGATATTCTCCATAATCGGCGGGGTATACTGCATTTATACTATTGCAACTCCTCCCGGGGCATACTCCAGCATCGCCTTTGCCTATTTCCTGATTACTAGAATTGCATACGTTTATCTCTTTGCTTCATTCATAAATGACCTGCGCAAAAAGCGGAAAGGAGCCGTTTACCTTGCACCCGGATATCTGGTGCTGGCCTGTGCTGAATTTGATGAAATTCTTTTTGACCTGAATATATTTGGATCAGCTGATTTCACACCATACGGTACCTTCATATTCATCCTTTCATACTCCCTACTTATGTCTTCCCGTTTTGCCGAGACATTATCCAGCTACGAAAGAGTGAGCGGAGAACTTGAAAGTCGTAAAAAGAAAGAACACGACCACAAGATAATCCACCTGCGCCTATCCAAGATGCTCGACTCAGTGGATGAAGCGATTCTTGCCGTTAATAACGATCTTGTTATTGATTTCTGCAACAGCGGTTTTGAAAAGTTGAGCGGCTTTAATTGCAAAGAGATACAGGGACTGAATCTTAACGAAATAATCGAATCAAAAGTTCATCAAACCGCGTTCATTGAACTGATAAATAAGCAAACTGCAACGGACAACAAAACGACGCTCGAAGAAATAAGCCTGCCTGTTGCTGCAGGGAAAACAATCAATGTTCTGATCTCCATCAGAACAATAGATATAGAAAGCGAACCGATCTACGTCATGAATATACGACCTGTCCAAGCACAACCTGATAAGCGAGAGCTGGCTGTAATCATTATGAACTCTTCTTTGGAGTACTGGGAAAAAGCTACAGGACGCAGCAAGGCAGATCTGGCTTCTGAATCCGGCATATGGAACATATACATTGAAAAGGACGGCTATGCCCGTACCCAGACCTTAGACCGATATCTTAATATTGAAACACTGCCCGAACGCCCGCGATGGAAAAACATTTACGCCACAGCAGAATTCGTACTCAACAATTCTGCGCAAAATCCAGAAGCCACTTCCGAGCTTGAGACTAACCTCAATCAACTAAAAAAAATGTCGTGA